The genomic region ATAATTTATGCCGCGAAAGCCTGTTTATATGGGATAGTACCCTCTGGTAAAATACTGACGGCGGAAGCCAATAATGATCTAGTATCACTTCCGCCCAAGAAACGGGAGTCCAGAGGGTACAAGGGCCCCATGTCAACAGGACCGTGGAATAAATGGATTGAAGAGCATGAAAAAACGTCAACCATAACTAATGATTGACGCCATAATACTTTTGTTTTTTCTACTGTCTACTTGACAGGGGCATGTTCAGAGAGTTAGCCTCTATCATTCGTTATATTACCATCTATTTGGAGGGGGAACTTTAAAATCAATACTTGCTATTAAACAACGATACCAGCTTCGAAAGTTACTACTGCTGCAAGTAAGTTAACTACTGCTAAATCTGCTTCTTCTTGTGTTGCTTCTTCGTTGTTAAGAACTGCTTGTGCTGCGTCAATAGCTGCTTGTAATGTTGCAATAGATCCTACTTCGTACTGACCTACTTCTGTTCCTTCTATTGCATCTACTAATACTAACTCAGCTGCTGCGATTTCTGTAGCAAGTACTGTTGTATCAACTTCTACTGGAGTTTCTTCTTCAACCACGATTCCAGCTTCAAAAGCTTCTACTGCTGTTAATAATGCTTCAAGCTCATCTGTTAATTCTTCTTCCGTTGCTTCTTCGTCTTCAAACACTAATTGTGCTGCTTCGATTGCTGCTAATAAATCAGCTTTAGAACCTTCAGCATACTGTCCAACTTCTTCACCCTCAACTGCTTCATCATGAAGTAATTGAGCTAACAATATTGCTGCTTCTAATAATTCAAGTGTCGTAGGCTCAGGAACTACTTTTCCAGCCTCGAACACGATTACTGCTGCAAGTAATGCTTCAAGAGCTTCTACTACCTCTTCTTCTGTTGCTTCTTCGTTATCTACTACTGCTTGTGCTGCTTCGATAACTGTTAATAACTCCGTCATTGAACCTACAGCGTATTGTCCGTCTTCTTCACCTTCTACTGCCCCATCATATATCTCTTGAGCTACAGCGATAGCTGCTACTAATAATTCAAGTGCCGTTGGTTCAGGAAGAACTTTTCCTGCTTCGAAAGTTTCAACCGCTGCAGTCAATGCTACTAATGCACTGTCTAACTCTTCTTGCGCAACTGTTGCTTTGTTCACTACTAATAATGCGATATCAATTGCAGTTTTGAATGTTTCCTTCGAACCTTCTGCGTATTGACCTTCTTCTTCACCTTCTACAGCATCCATATGAGCTTTAAGAGCTTCAAGCACTGCTGCAAGTAATGCTGTTTTATCTGCGTCTGTTCCAGGTGCTGTAATTACAGTCTGTCCACCAGTAACTACTGCAGAAGAGCCTGTCACTACTGCTTTACCGTTAATTACTACGTTTGCGTTTGCAACAAATGTCATCTCAGCTAAAATATTTAATACTGCTCCTGCAGCCTTTTCAGTTACTACAAAGCCAGTAATTTGAGCATCTTCAGATACATTTACAGTTGCTGCTGATTTTACAAAAAAGTTGTTAATTACAACGTTAGCAACTTCTACATTTCCCTTACCTTTTACAGTTAAATCTGCAAACTGTCCATCAAGAACTGCACCAGCGTTAACAAATGTCTTACCTTCAACCGTTACACCTTCAAGAATTGTTTGTCCTTCACCAATTCCTTGTGCAATATAAAGGTCGCCTTTAATTGTGATATCCTTTAATACAACATCCGCAGACTTTACAACTACGTTTGTTGTAACATCTTCTGTATAAGTTCCTGCTTCGTTAACAATCTCACCTGATGAGTTCACTACTAATTGAGCAGTCTCACCACGACGAATGTTATCTAGCGGGTTAAAGTTCCCATCAGTAAATCCAGTAATATATCCTTTATCTTTAGCGATTGCTACATACTTCTTCGCCCATTCGCTAGTCTTAGCTGCATCGTTAAATGTTGCTGTTGATTGCTTCTCTTCAAATCCAAATGCTTCAACGATAACCTTTGCTGCTTCTTCTCTTGTAATCTTTTGGTTAGGTTTCATTGTACCGTCAGGGTAACCAGCGATATATCCAGCTGCTACTGCCTTCGCGATTTCATCTGCAAACCATTGTCCATTTACGTCAGAGAAGTTAATTGTAGCTTTCTCCGTGAAACCAAATACTTTGTTTACAAGTGTAATAAATTCAGCACGAGTAATGTCATTCTGTGGCTTAAATGAACCATCAGGATATCCAGTTACAACGTCCTTAGAGAATAATTTCTCTACAACTGATTTTGCCCAGTGGTCAAGATCAGTAAACGTAGCTGTTTCTTCTGTGTTTTCTACTTCTGTTTCTTGCGTTACTTCTTCTTCAGTACCTTCTTCTCCAGTACCTTCTTCTTCAGTACCTTCTTCTTCAGTTCCTTCTTCTTCAGTTCCTTCTTCTTCAGTACCTTCTTCTTCAGTACCTTCTTCTTCAGTACCTTCAGTCTCAGTACCCTCTGTTCCTTCTGTCACTTCTGGTGCTTGTTGCTCAGTTGCTAATGTCTGAATAGGCACTAACGTGACCACCATTACGAATACTACCAAAATAGCAGTAAGTTTTGTAGCGAACTTAGTCATGTTGCTCCTCCTGTTGTTGTTTTATTTTGCATACACATCTTATTGCAATTTGTATATACAATTCGTATTGCTTACAAGTTATATTAAACCACATATCTAACGCATCCATCTAGTAAAGGTTTTTTCCATTTCTGGATAAAGGTCATGAATTTTTCCAAATGCGAATGTTCTTCGCTAAAGAAAAAAGCAGTAAAGATCGTATTGCTACGGCCTTCACTGCATAGATTTCTGAAGTTAAATTCTAAAATCGATTGAAAAAACTTATGGAGTAATACCCATTCTTTCTTATGATGATTACCTCAGCTTCCACATTCATACAATCATTTCTTTCATGCGATTTAATTGTTCTTGCAAGGATATCCCTCCCATTGGTTTCTGTTACGTAAATTATAGCATAATACACAAACGCTTGTTCTGTTTTTCGAATTATATATTTAGAAATCTCTATATTAGTTTCAGTAATTTCAGTGTTCGATAGATGATGACTGCCGCTTCTGCACGAGTCAGATTTTTGTTCGAGTCGACCCGGTTGTCATAACCTGATAAAAGTTCTAACGAGATTCCCAACGTTACGGAATCATACGCCCATGAGCTAATGGAGTCTACATCCGAATAATGTGCTATAGTATCTCTGTCTGCAATAATCGGTTGCTGATCAATGAAATCCCTATTAGTTGCATTGATAGTATTACATAAGATGACAATAGCCTGCTCCCTAGTGATATTTTGAAGAGGTTGAAATGTATTATCTCCAAGACCTTTGATAATACCTTCTTGATGAGCAATAACTACATCATTATAATACCAGCTTGTTTCTTTTATATCAGTAAATTTGCTTATGTTCTGCCACCTATTTTGCGGATTAACACCTACCGCTAATGCAAAAGCGCGGTTGATTAATGATATGAATTCAGCCCTGGTTACATCTTGATTCGGTTTAAATCTTACTGCCCCTTCTTCATCATATCCAAAAATAATTTTTCGGTCAGATAGCTCCCGGATAATATCTCTTCCCCAATGATTTTCTAAGTCTATAAAACCTAGGCTTTGTTTCGTCAAAATCCCATACACGCTGTTTGACATGCTATGCAATTGAGCATAATACACACCATCGTTTTCTATAATAGCAGTTGGAATATGCAGAACTTGATGATTTTCCGTATATACGACACCTGTTGCAACTTCATCCACTGAAATATCTTCAGGGATTACAAGCTCGCGCGTAATATATGTGGAGAAGTTATTGATTTCAACTTCTTGATTCGTGGTTGGATCTAGGACAGTTAATTGAAACTCTATAGGATTTATTAAGCCTTCAACACTAACTGGGCTCATTTTGAATTGAAATATTAGAGCATTTAAACCTGTTTCGCTGCTATGAAGTATAAGCTCTAAATCATCTTCAGGAATTTCTCTTATAGGCAATTTATATCCACTATAGCTCGTGCGTATATATAGTGTCGCGTCTGTTTTTAATAATTCTCTATAGATTTTATTGTTAAAAGTAACGCTTGTGTTTGTAGTGGTATGATTTGAAGCTTTATCCACTTGATTGATATTTACTTCAATCGTAGGCTTTTCTAAAGGTAATAAAGCAAAACCTTCCATAATATTTAGTTGTTCTAAGTTGACAACAATACTTTCTTCATCAAGATGTTCCATTTGATTCTGCGAAACCTGAATTCGTACCGTGTTCGTAGCTTCATCGATATAGAAGTTTGTTGGTTCTATGCTAGAATTGTCTGATACATATGTAGAGTCTGCTGTAGTTGAGGATGTTGTGGTTGTAGTATCATCAGAATTGTTCGAATTGCCCACATTTGTTGAATCGCTGGCGTCGTGATAATCATTGTTTGAGGGTAGTTCCGGGACAACTGGCTCTTGTGGCACTTCTGGCACTTCTGGCACTTCTGGCACTTCTGGTGTTTTCACAAACACCCGCAAAAAAGGATACCCCGTATTAGTCGTTCCATCAATATCCCAAATCGTATCAAAATCCCATTCTGTATATGTTTCTTCGAGTTTCATATGTGCTGTAATTTTACCAGTACCCAATCCACCTATACCAGAAATCTCTGCATTGTAGAAACTGTTATATATTTTACTTGAAGGGCCGCTTCCAACTAAAGCACCAATATTCGTTGCTGATATTGGGGTCTGCACATTTCCAGTAGTATAGCTATTCCGTAGTCTCGCCGCTAGTCCAACATTGACCCCAATCAGTCCACCTATATGATTGCTCCCTCCACTAACATTTACATGACTGAAACAATCGATTACCCGACCATTGCTATCACCTATTATTCCACCAACTCGATAACCTTTTCCTTGCAATGTTCCCGATACATACGATTGATGTATCTCAGCATAAGCGATCTTTCCCGCAATGGCACCAACATAATTTTTCCCAATAATTGAGGCATTCTCCAGAGCAAGATTCTCTATTTTAATTGTTTGACTAGGCAAAGAGGTTGCCCCTACATTTCCGAATAGTCCGACATATTCTTCGTCTGGTCTGTTAATTGTTAGATTGAGAATTTTATACCCTTGTCCGGTGTATGTTCCTGTGAATCGTTGGGTAGTACTCTCTGTTGAGCCAATGGGTAACCAACCTTTACCACCATTGTATCCTACTCCATCTTCGCTAAGGTAAGTTGACATATCAATATCTGCCACTTGAACAAAATGTGCCGCTAAATGATTCCTCACTGCATCTAATTGTGCTGGTGTAGCTATTTGGTAAGGATCTGATTCTGTGCCATTGCCACCGTGGAAACTTGAAGCATAGACATAGGCTGAATTCCATTGATTGAGTGGACTGTTGCCAAGAATGTTCCCAATTAACATCAAG from Desulfuribacillus stibiiarsenatis harbors:
- a CDS encoding S-layer homology domain-containing protein produces the protein MTKFATKLTAILVVFVMVVTLVPIQTLATEQQAPEVTEGTEGTETEGTEEEGTEEEGTEEEGTEEEGTEEEGTEEEGTGEEGTEEEVTQETEVENTEETATFTDLDHWAKSVVEKLFSKDVVTGYPDGSFKPQNDITRAEFITLVNKVFGFTEKATINFSDVNGQWFADEIAKAVAAGYIAGYPDGTMKPNQKITREEAAKVIVEAFGFEEKQSTATFNDAAKTSEWAKKYVAIAKDKGYITGFTDGNFNPLDNIRRGETAQLVVNSSGEIVNEAGTYTEDVTTNVVVKSADVVLKDITIKGDLYIAQGIGEGQTILEGVTVEGKTFVNAGAVLDGQFADLTVKGKGNVEVANVVINNFFVKSAATVNVSEDAQITGFVVTEKAAGAVLNILAEMTFVANANVVINGKAVVTGSSAVVTGGQTVITAPGTDADKTALLAAVLEALKAHMDAVEGEEEGQYAEGSKETFKTAIDIALLVVNKATVAQEELDSALVALTAAVETFEAGKVLPEPTALELLVAAIAVAQEIYDGAVEGEEDGQYAVGSMTELLTVIEAAQAVVDNEEATEEEVVEALEALLAAVIVFEAGKVVPEPTTLELLEAAILLAQLLHDEAVEGEEVGQYAEGSKADLLAAIEAAQLVFEDEEATEEELTDELEALLTAVEAFEAGIVVEEETPVEVDTTVLATEIAAAELVLVDAIEGTEVGQYEVGSIATLQAAIDAAQAVLNNEEATQEEADLAVVNLLAAVVTFEAGIVV
- a CDS encoding S-layer homology domain-containing protein, producing MKKFYIKALVVLMLIGNILGNSPLNQWNSAYVYASSFHGGNGTESDPYQIATPAQLDAVRNHLAAHFVQVADIDMSTYLSEDGVGYNGGKGWLPIGSTESTTQRFTGTYTGQGYKILNLTINRPDEEYVGLFGNVGATSLPSQTIKIENLALENASIIGKNYVGAIAGKIAYAEIHQSYVSGTLQGKGYRVGGIIGDSNGRVIDCFSHVNVSGGSNHIGGLIGVNVGLAARLRNSYTTGNVQTPISATNIGALVGSGPSSKIYNSFYNAEISGIGGLGTGKITAHMKLEETYTEWDFDTIWDIDGTTNTGYPFLRVFVKTPEVPEVPEVPEVPQEPVVPELPSNNDYHDASDSTNVGNSNNSDDTTTTTSSTTADSTYVSDNSSIEPTNFYIDEATNTVRIQVSQNQMEHLDEESIVVNLEQLNIMEGFALLPLEKPTIEVNINQVDKASNHTTTNTSVTFNNKIYRELLKTDATLYIRTSYSGYKLPIREIPEDDLELILHSSETGLNALIFQFKMSPVSVEGLINPIEFQLTVLDPTTNQEVEINNFSTYITRELVIPEDISVDEVATGVVYTENHQVLHIPTAIIENDGVYYAQLHSMSNSVYGILTKQSLGFIDLENHWGRDIIRELSDRKIIFGYDEEGAVRFKPNQDVTRAEFISLINRAFALAVGVNPQNRWQNISKFTDIKETSWYYNDVVIAHQEGIIKGLGDNTFQPLQNITREQAIVILCNTINATNRDFIDQQPIIADRDTIAHYSDVDSISSWAYDSVTLGISLELLSGYDNRVDSNKNLTRAEAAVIIYRTLKLLKLI